The Methanoculleus thermophilus genome includes a window with the following:
- a CDS encoding helix-turn-helix transcriptional regulator — MKNKIKVYRAMHDLTQEKLANELGVTRQTILAIEKGKYDPSLELAFKIARFFGVSIEEIFIYDK, encoded by the coding sequence ATGAAGAATAAGATTAAGGTCTACCGGGCGATGCACGACCTGACCCAGGAAAAGCTCGCGAACGAGCTCGGGGTCACCCGGCAGACCATCCTCGCGATCGAGAAGGGGAAGTACGACCCCTCGCTCGAACTTGCCTTCAAGATCGCCCGGTTCTTCGGCGTCTCGATCGAGGAGATCTTCATCTACGACAAATGA
- a CDS encoding isopentenyl phosphate kinase, with protein MTDTVILKLGGSVITDKSGECSIDHARLHEIADELAARRASALVLVHGAGSCGHPEARRYRINDGLTKENVPGVYYTHAAASRLNDAVVAALRDAGVEAVGIHPLDLALAEDGRLVSFETRHIAEMTEHGIVPVLHGDVVMDRLKGSCIVSGDQLVTRLAIALSSRRVGLATDVPGVLQNGSVVPRVDRTVFETLTVGGSSKTDVTGGMKGKLMELLALADAGIESHIFHVSKIGQFLDGTGHGGTIVARRGVS; from the coding sequence ATGACTGATACCGTGATACTGAAACTGGGCGGGAGCGTGATCACCGATAAGTCGGGCGAATGCAGTATCGATCACGCTCGCCTGCACGAGATCGCGGACGAACTTGCCGCACGAAGAGCTTCCGCGCTCGTGCTTGTTCACGGTGCGGGATCATGCGGGCACCCGGAGGCCCGGCGTTACCGAATCAACGACGGCCTCACGAAAGAGAACGTGCCCGGCGTCTACTACACGCATGCAGCCGCTTCAAGACTGAACGATGCGGTCGTCGCTGCCCTGCGGGATGCCGGAGTCGAGGCAGTCGGCATCCATCCGCTCGATCTCGCTCTCGCCGAAGACGGCCGTCTGGTCTCGTTTGAGACCCGCCATATTGCCGAGATGACAGAACACGGAATTGTACCAGTGCTGCACGGCGATGTGGTGATGGACCGCCTGAAGGGATCGTGCATCGTATCGGGCGATCAACTGGTGACCCGGCTTGCCATCGCGCTCTCGAGCAGGCGGGTGGGTCTTGCAACGGACGTCCCCGGCGTACTGCAGAATGGATCGGTCGTTCCGCGAGTCGATCGGACCGTTTTTGAGACGCTCACTGTTGGCGGATCGTCGAAGACCGACGTGACCGGAGGGATGAAAGGCAAACTCATGGAACTCCTTGCACTCGCTGATGCCGGAATCGAGTCGCACATCTTCCATGTCTCTAAGATCGGCCAGTTCCTTGACGGCACCGGGCACGGCGGGACAATAGTGGCCAGACGGGGTGTATCATGA
- a CDS encoding flavodoxin domain-containing protein codes for MADRILVAYASRYGSTAEVAEAIGDELQKAGVAVDVRPASEVRDLSPYRAAIIGSPIYMGKWLPEPQIFIEQHQRDLRNIPVAYFAVGLTVNEGNPDIIKKAEASMDQVRMLVEPVEVGVFAGRLENSRLSLADRTITKLVRAKTGDFRNWEAIRAWARAVLQKIEPA; via the coding sequence ATGGCAGATAGGATTCTTGTTGCCTATGCCAGCCGCTACGGTTCAACCGCCGAGGTGGCAGAGGCGATCGGTGATGAACTCCAAAAAGCAGGCGTTGCTGTTGATGTGCGCCCGGCAAGCGAGGTTCGCGACCTCTCCCCCTACCGTGCGGCGATCATCGGAAGTCCGATCTATATGGGGAAGTGGCTTCCAGAGCCACAGATCTTCATTGAGCAACACCAGCGAGACCTGCGCAACATCCCGGTTGCCTACTTCGCCGTGGGGCTCACGGTCAACGAGGGAAACCCCGATATTATTAAGAAAGCAGAAGCCTCGATGGACCAGGTCCGGATGCTTGTAGAACCCGTTGAGGTCGGCGTCTTTGCGGGAAGACTGGAGAACAGCCGCCTATCCCTTGCGGATCGCACAATCACGAAACTTGTCCGGGCAAAGACCGGAGATTTCCGCAACTGGGAGGCAATCCGCGCCTGGGCGCGGGCTGTCCTTCAAAAGATTGAACCTGCATAA
- a CDS encoding DUF2178 domain-containing protein, protein MKRNSFYLLVGIVALIEVGIFWLSVEIERPILIQAAFILGVLLIYLARRRVEETIEDERTAMITQKAALRTLEVFWVVFFAVSLGSAVIEFSKPLGLRPPHPGPPGMAPPNVLELPCVGSFAIFQMALLCLMIFLYVGFRGYYARKYGEWDTDEE, encoded by the coding sequence ATGAAGCGAAACTCATTCTACCTCCTGGTCGGTATCGTTGCGCTCATCGAGGTCGGCATTTTCTGGCTCTCGGTGGAGATTGAGCGTCCGATCCTGATCCAGGCTGCATTCATCCTCGGTGTCCTCCTGATATATCTAGCGCGGAGGAGGGTCGAGGAGACGATAGAGGACGAACGAACGGCGATGATAACACAGAAAGCAGCACTCCGGACGCTGGAGGTCTTCTGGGTGGTATTCTTCGCGGTCAGTCTGGGGAGCGCGGTCATAGAGTTCTCAAAGCCGCTCGGCCTGCGGCCGCCCCATCCCGGCCCCCCTGGAATGGCTCCTCCCAACGTGCTCGAACTCCCTTGCGTCGGGAGTTTTGCGATCTTCCAGATGGCGCTGCTCTGCCTGATGATCTTCCTCTACGTAGGATTCAGAGGATACTACGCCCGCAAATACGGAGAATGGGATACCGATGAAGAATAA
- the amrB gene encoding AmmeMemoRadiSam system protein B produces MDMRPCSVAGMFYPAEPRHLEQLLESFFQKRAPEIDARGIVSPHAGYVYSGETAACAFSTIPPDFDGTFVVIGPSHRGYMTCASAVPWETPLGIVDIDEEFIDALEIEVDEVSHLDEHSLEVQMPIIKYRFPRARAVPIMMGDQRHEAAENLAERLLLATERTGRDVRFVASSDFSHYVPDEVARRQDLYAIDALKNLDTHEFYRRLQETGATACGYGPIATMCIVCRSLGAKTGELLRYTTSGNVTGDFNQVVGYAAIAVV; encoded by the coding sequence ATGGATATGCGCCCATGCAGTGTAGCGGGAATGTTCTACCCTGCCGAGCCCAGGCATCTGGAGCAACTGCTGGAATCATTCTTCCAGAAACGGGCCCCGGAGATCGATGCCCGGGGCATCGTCTCCCCTCACGCCGGGTACGTATACTCCGGGGAGACTGCAGCCTGTGCCTTCTCCACCATACCGCCTGATTTTGATGGCACATTCGTTGTCATCGGTCCGAGCCACAGGGGGTACATGACCTGTGCCTCTGCCGTGCCGTGGGAGACCCCCCTCGGGATCGTCGATATTGATGAAGAGTTTATCGATGCGCTGGAGATCGAGGTTGATGAAGTATCACACCTGGACGAGCACTCGCTCGAGGTGCAGATGCCCATCATTAAATACCGCTTCCCGAGAGCAAGGGCTGTACCCATAATGATGGGAGACCAGCGTCATGAGGCTGCTGAGAATCTTGCAGAGCGTCTACTCTTGGCGACAGAACGCACCGGAAGAGACGTGCGCTTTGTAGCCTCAAGCGACTTCTCACACTACGTCCCGGACGAGGTGGCCCGCCGACAGGACCTCTACGCTATCGATGCACTCAAAAACCTGGATACGCATGAATTTTACCGCCGGCTCCAGGAGACCGGAGCCACGGCATGCGGCTACGGTCCGATAGCGACCATGTGCATCGTCTGCCGGTCGCTAGGCGCAAAGACCGGGGAACTCCTGCGGTATACAACCAGCGGCAACGTGACAGGGGACTTTAACCAGGTAGTGGGGTATGCAGCAATAGCGGTGGTATAA
- a CDS encoding polyprenyl synthetase family protein — protein MTTLADYLEKNADRIDKVIHRYFGDVHGDLFRASAHLLLAGGKRLRPAVVMLAADAVRKGSSDDLIPAALALELTHNFTLIHDDIMDGDRVRRGVPTVHTVWDEPTAILAGDVLYAKAFEFICLSEASDAAKVRATKMLARTCAEICDGQSMDMAFEKRNDVSEAEYLEMVSKKTGVLYGASAAIGGILAGANPIQTDALYQFGLNSGIAFQIQDDLIDLLASPEISGKDQASDIREGKQTLIAIKAREKGIDLAPYRRSLSPEEINDLIAKLKDAGVIDEVREKAVERATVAKEALSVLPNSEEKRLLSEIADFFIDRGN, from the coding sequence ATGACAACGCTTGCAGACTACCTGGAGAAGAATGCTGACAGAATCGACAAGGTGATCCACCGCTACTTTGGTGATGTCCATGGCGACCTCTTCCGGGCGAGCGCCCACCTGCTGCTTGCAGGCGGAAAAAGGCTCCGCCCGGCGGTCGTCATGCTTGCTGCAGATGCAGTCAGGAAAGGGTCCTCGGACGACCTGATCCCTGCAGCCCTTGCATTGGAACTGACCCACAATTTTACCCTCATCCATGACGACATCATGGATGGCGACCGTGTGCGGCGCGGCGTCCCAACGGTGCACACCGTCTGGGACGAGCCGACGGCAATCCTTGCAGGCGATGTGCTCTACGCGAAGGCGTTTGAGTTCATCTGCCTCTCGGAAGCCAGCGATGCTGCAAAAGTTCGGGCGACGAAGATGCTTGCCCGGACATGTGCCGAGATCTGCGACGGGCAGAGCATGGACATGGCCTTTGAGAAGAGGAACGACGTCTCAGAGGCTGAGTACCTTGAGATGGTCAGCAAAAAGACTGGTGTCCTCTACGGTGCATCCGCCGCCATCGGCGGGATCCTTGCAGGAGCGAACCCGATCCAGACGGACGCCCTCTATCAGTTCGGGCTGAACAGCGGCATCGCCTTCCAGATTCAGGACGATCTTATCGACCTTCTCGCGAGCCCTGAAATAAGCGGCAAGGACCAGGCATCGGATATCCGGGAAGGGAAGCAGACCCTGATCGCGATCAAGGCGCGTGAGAAAGGAATTGACCTTGCTCCATACCGGAGGAGTCTCTCGCCCGAAGAAATCAACGACCTGATTGCCAAACTCAAGGATGCAGGCGTCATCGATGAGGTGCGGGAAAAAGCGGTCGAGCGGGCCACCGTCGCAAAGGAGGCGCTCTCGGTCCTCCCGAACTCGGAGGAGAAGCGTCTTCTTTCAGAGATAGCCGACTTCTTCATCGACCGGGGCAACTGA
- a CDS encoding glutamate--tRNA ligase, producing MDNSLEDLLYIYALQNAVKHESAPKSGTVIGTVLGKHPEFRSRARELGPIAGKVIAEVAAMTPAERKSRLEELAPELLAELTETHEHIRELPALEGAENGVVMRFAPNPSGPLHLGHARASILNDYYVKRYGGRYVLRIEDTDPKRVDPEAYDMVREDVEWLGLGITDIVYQSDRLDIYYDLCRKLIELGGAYVCVCEPERFRELKLKGKACPCREQTVEENLELWQRMLDGEFYEGDVTVRVKTDLTHPDPAIRDYSAMRIVSSPPHPRVDATVFPLMNFSVAVDDHLLGITHVIRGKDHIANTRRQRYIFDYFGWKPPVYRHYGRMGISGVVLSTSGMREGIKSGLYTGWDDIHLGTLRAIARRGIEPDAVRNAMIDIGIGETDISFSWENLYARNKEIVDPKANRYFFVPDPVEVTIEGAPHREAHASLHPSDPSRGVRTLVAGGKVLLPRAEIEGRSMVRLKDLYNVRIAWDGDLPHLSYAGDSLDDARSEKAPIIQWLPAEAKLPCTLLQQEGSLEGFCEPRVAEEADRVVQFERIGFARIDSVEGGRVSAYFAHR from the coding sequence ATGGACAACAGTCTCGAAGATCTGCTCTATATTTATGCCCTGCAGAATGCCGTGAAACATGAGAGTGCACCGAAAAGCGGAACTGTCATCGGCACGGTGCTCGGCAAGCATCCGGAGTTTCGCAGCAGGGCCAGGGAACTCGGCCCGATCGCAGGGAAGGTGATCGCAGAGGTAGCGGCGATGACCCCGGCGGAGAGGAAGAGTCGCCTTGAGGAACTCGCCCCAGAACTCCTTGCCGAACTCACCGAGACGCACGAGCATATCCGGGAACTCCCTGCGCTTGAGGGTGCCGAGAATGGCGTGGTGATGCGGTTTGCACCGAACCCGAGCGGACCGCTGCACCTCGGGCATGCCCGGGCCTCCATCCTGAACGATTACTATGTTAAGCGCTACGGCGGCCGGTATGTCCTCCGCATTGAGGATACCGACCCAAAAAGGGTCGATCCTGAGGCATACGATATGGTCCGGGAAGATGTCGAGTGGCTGGGGCTCGGGATCACCGATATCGTCTACCAGAGCGACCGGCTCGATATCTACTACGATCTCTGCAGGAAGCTCATCGAACTTGGAGGCGCTTACGTCTGCGTCTGCGAGCCTGAGCGGTTCCGCGAACTCAAACTCAAGGGGAAGGCCTGCCCCTGCCGGGAGCAGACCGTGGAGGAGAACCTGGAACTCTGGCAGCGGATGCTTGATGGAGAGTTCTATGAAGGTGACGTGACCGTCCGGGTTAAGACGGATCTCACCCATCCCGACCCCGCAATTCGCGACTACTCCGCAATGCGGATCGTGAGCTCGCCCCCCCACCCGCGGGTGGACGCGACGGTATTTCCGTTGATGAACTTCTCCGTCGCGGTCGACGACCATCTCCTCGGGATCACCCACGTCATCCGCGGCAAGGACCATATTGCGAACACGAGACGGCAGCGCTACATCTTCGATTACTTCGGCTGGAAACCGCCGGTCTACCGTCACTACGGTCGAATGGGGATATCGGGCGTCGTCCTCTCGACGTCGGGGATGCGCGAGGGTATAAAGAGCGGTCTCTACACCGGGTGGGACGATATTCACCTAGGAACGCTGCGAGCGATTGCACGCCGGGGTATCGAGCCCGATGCGGTCCGGAACGCCATGATCGACATCGGTATCGGGGAGACCGACATATCGTTCTCATGGGAGAACCTCTACGCCCGGAACAAAGAGATCGTCGACCCAAAGGCGAATCGCTACTTCTTCGTGCCCGATCCGGTCGAGGTCACCATCGAGGGCGCCCCGCACCGCGAGGCCCATGCATCACTTCACCCAAGCGATCCCTCCCGCGGGGTCCGCACGCTTGTAGCCGGGGGTAAAGTCCTCCTCCCGCGGGCGGAGATCGAGGGGCGGAGCATGGTCCGGCTCAAGGATCTCTATAACGTCAGGATAGCATGGGATGGGGATCTGCCGCACCTTTCCTATGCCGGAGACTCGCTTGATGATGCCCGGAGCGAGAAGGCGCCGATCATCCAGTGGCTCCCGGCGGAGGCAAAACTTCCCTGTACTCTTCTCCAGCAGGAGGGGAGCCTTGAAGGGTTCTGCGAGCCTCGGGTCGCCGAGGAGGCCGACCGCGTCGTCCAGTTCGAGCGGATCGGGTTTGCCCGGATCGACTCGGTCGAGGGCGGCCGGGTGAGTGCGTACTTCGCGCACCGGTAA
- the mvk gene encoding mevalonate kinase yields MATWSAPGKVFLFGEHAVVYGKPGVAMAIKPRVFVTVRKSRNPTRAKSPYINECFNMLGVRGSVYVHSQLQSSSGLGSSAAVTVATLSAINDEFDIGHTREEIAEMAFAVEKKVQNGRASPTDTYVSTNGGMVLITGNSKRRLPPQSLHIVVGNTMVPHSTSKMVELVGDLQKKHPEIANPILDAIGAVTLSALHNINNPKELGRCMDMNNALLEALGVGHPTSSKLILAARASGAYGAKITGAGGGGCIIALCPRRAKNRVAGAIEACEGRAIITTIDTDGVRKEKHD; encoded by the coding sequence TTGGCAACATGGAGCGCACCGGGCAAGGTCTTCCTGTTCGGTGAGCATGCAGTGGTCTACGGAAAACCAGGCGTAGCTATGGCAATTAAGCCCCGGGTCTTTGTCACAGTGCGGAAGTCCCGCAACCCAACACGTGCGAAATCGCCCTACATTAATGAATGTTTCAATATGTTGGGCGTCCGGGGCAGTGTCTATGTCCACTCGCAACTCCAGAGCTCGTCAGGGCTCGGATCATCGGCCGCGGTCACGGTGGCAACACTCTCTGCGATCAACGATGAGTTCGATATCGGGCACACCCGTGAGGAGATCGCTGAGATGGCATTTGCCGTCGAGAAAAAAGTTCAGAACGGGCGGGCAAGCCCAACCGACACCTATGTCTCGACGAACGGAGGAATGGTGCTCATCACAGGGAACTCCAAACGGAGACTCCCGCCACAGAGCCTTCATATCGTCGTAGGAAACACCATGGTGCCGCACAGCACCTCAAAGATGGTGGAACTGGTCGGAGACCTGCAGAAAAAGCATCCGGAGATCGCAAACCCAATACTCGATGCCATCGGGGCCGTGACGCTCAGCGCCCTCCACAACATCAACAACCCAAAAGAACTGGGGCGGTGTATGGACATGAATAACGCCCTCCTTGAGGCGCTCGGTGTGGGGCATCCAACAAGCAGTAAACTCATCCTCGCTGCAAGGGCAAGCGGCGCGTACGGTGCAAAGATCACTGGAGCCGGAGGCGGCGGTTGCATCATTGCCCTCTGCCCCAGGCGTGCAAAGAACCGGGTCGCCGGTGCCATCGAAGCCTGTGAAGGAAGAGCAATCATCACGACCATCGATACGGATGGTGTACGAAAAGAGAAGCATGACTGA
- the fni gene encoding type 2 isopentenyl-diphosphate Delta-isomerase, producing MTRETITSSRKRDHLIICCENPVEAGDAGFGDVRLVHNALPECDMDAIDTRTRFLGATLSSPLFIAAMTGGHPDTLEVNRRLARVAERYNLGMGVGSQRAALENPELEGSFTVVREEAPHAFLCANLGIIQLRDHGIEWAERAVEMIDAQAIAIHINSLQEAIQPEGDHNAEGCLAALRTLCEEFPYPVIVKETGSGISAETARAIRGAGASAIDIGGYGGTSWAKIERLRASDPRLAELGEAFLSWGIPTVVSLREVRKVGGPIIATGGLRSGIDIAKAIALGADLGGMALPLLKPAMESEDALLAAVDAIQRELEVAMFLTGSRTMRDLSNVRTYITGLTREMIETSD from the coding sequence ATGACCAGAGAGACCATTACATCATCAAGAAAACGTGACCATCTGATCATCTGCTGTGAGAACCCCGTTGAAGCAGGCGATGCAGGATTCGGGGATGTCCGACTGGTCCACAACGCCCTCCCCGAGTGTGATATGGACGCGATCGATACCAGAACGCGGTTTCTTGGAGCAACACTCTCATCCCCCCTCTTCATTGCAGCGATGACCGGAGGGCATCCGGACACTCTCGAGGTGAATCGAAGGCTGGCGCGTGTCGCCGAACGATATAACCTCGGCATGGGTGTTGGTTCTCAGCGAGCGGCATTGGAGAACCCCGAATTGGAGGGGAGTTTCACCGTCGTGCGGGAGGAGGCGCCACATGCTTTCCTCTGTGCGAACCTCGGGATCATTCAGCTGCGCGACCACGGCATCGAGTGGGCGGAGCGGGCTGTCGAGATGATCGATGCACAGGCGATCGCCATTCACATTAACTCGCTTCAGGAAGCGATTCAGCCAGAGGGCGATCACAATGCAGAAGGGTGCCTTGCTGCGCTTCGCACCCTCTGTGAAGAGTTTCCCTATCCGGTCATCGTGAAGGAAACCGGATCCGGTATATCGGCCGAGACTGCAAGGGCAATCCGGGGGGCAGGAGCAAGCGCAATTGATATCGGTGGGTATGGAGGCACGTCCTGGGCGAAGATCGAGCGCCTGCGAGCAAGCGACCCCAGACTCGCCGAACTCGGGGAAGCGTTCCTATCCTGGGGCATACCAACAGTGGTGAGCCTCCGCGAGGTGCGAAAGGTAGGAGGCCCGATCATTGCAACGGGTGGGCTGCGATCAGGGATTGATATTGCAAAGGCAATCGCACTCGGGGCAGATCTCGGGGGCATGGCGCTCCCCCTCCTGAAACCGGCCATGGAGAGTGAAGACGCGCTCCTTGCAGCAGTTGATGCGATACAGCGAGAACTCGAGGTTGCAATGTTCCTGACGGGATCCCGGACGATGCGGGACCTCTCAAACGTACGGACATATATTACTGGATTAACCCGGGAAATGATTGAAACAAGCGACTGA
- a CDS encoding tetratricopeptide repeat protein produces MATRDDGAGAWYHRGLALCSSGDYNRAISCYDKALEHSPDDPLLWRRRGFALLKAGRYAEAAASFDRALAIDPDDATAWQRKGYALACMGRVEDSIACCNQALELNPKHILAWQNKGWVLGSACRYDEAAACYEAVLRLDPNRESAAWHREYLRRKKELEALASEIREAEKNVDVPACIRDVVKEQDYQNVGLARAVLRELVRQAEQAAIPHR; encoded by the coding sequence ATGGCGACCAGAGATGACGGTGCCGGAGCATGGTATCATAGGGGCCTGGCCCTCTGCAGCTCCGGGGATTACAACAGGGCGATCTCCTGCTACGACAAGGCACTCGAACACTCTCCGGACGATCCTCTCCTCTGGAGGCGGAGGGGTTTTGCTCTTCTCAAGGCCGGTCGTTACGCCGAGGCTGCTGCCAGTTTTGACCGGGCGCTCGCCATCGACCCGGACGACGCGACGGCCTGGCAGCGGAAGGGGTACGCGCTCGCCTGCATGGGGAGGGTTGAGGATTCCATCGCCTGCTGCAATCAGGCGCTCGAACTGAATCCGAAGCATATTCTTGCCTGGCAGAACAAAGGATGGGTCCTCGGGAGCGCCTGCCGCTATGATGAGGCAGCGGCCTGCTACGAAGCCGTTCTTCGACTGGATCCCAACCGGGAGTCTGCGGCCTGGCATAGAGAGTATCTGCGGCGGAAGAAGGAGCTCGAGGCGCTTGCATCTGAGATCCGGGAGGCGGAGAAGAACGTCGACGTGCCGGCCTGCATCCGCGACGTCGTCAAGGAGCAGGACTACCAAAACGTTGGTCTCGCCCGGGCGGTCCTCCGGGAACTCGTCCGGCAGGCGGAGCAGGCGGCGATCCCGCACCGGTGA
- a CDS encoding RNase J family beta-CASP ribonuclease: MDIEIIAVGGYNEVGRNMTAVRCGKEIVIFDMGLRLDQVMIHEDADVENMHSLDLIEMKAIPDDTIMNAVEGSVKAIVCSHGHLDHIGAIPKLAHRYNAPIISTPYTTELIRQQIAGEQKFGVNNKLFALRAGQRYTISPHLTLEFVRSQHSIIDTVFPVLHTPRGAIVYADDFKLDRTPVLGEPPDFARLRQIGKEGVLALIVESVNVADSGRCPSEKIARDLVRDTITSYEDDKNAIFVSTFSSHISRIKTIAECAHEIGRKPVLLGRSMERYCSAAEQLKLVGFPESLSMFGNRRTVDRTLRRIMKTGKDKFVPIVTGHQGEAGAILTRIVMGDTPFKLEKGDKILFSAKVIPNPMNYGQRYLVEARAKMAGVRIFDDLHVSGHAYKEDHYEFLHLLNPQHVIPSHGDIGMTGEYAKFAEEIGYTFGNDLHILRNGQNVLIK, from the coding sequence ATGGATATTGAGATCATAGCAGTGGGCGGATATAACGAAGTCGGCAGAAATATGACTGCCGTCCGCTGCGGAAAAGAGATTGTCATCTTTGATATGGGTCTGCGCCTCGACCAGGTGATGATCCATGAGGATGCAGATGTTGAGAACATGCATTCTCTGGACCTGATCGAGATGAAGGCCATTCCTGATGACACCATCATGAATGCGGTGGAGGGGAGTGTCAAGGCGATCGTCTGTTCGCACGGGCACCTGGACCATATCGGTGCAATACCGAAACTGGCACACAGGTACAATGCTCCGATCATCAGCACGCCCTATACCACAGAACTGATCAGGCAGCAGATTGCGGGCGAACAGAAGTTCGGGGTGAACAATAAACTCTTCGCCTTGAGAGCGGGGCAGCGGTATACCATCTCCCCGCACCTGACCCTCGAGTTCGTGCGGAGTCAGCACTCCATCATCGATACGGTCTTTCCGGTCCTGCACACCCCGCGGGGAGCGATCGTCTATGCCGACGACTTCAAACTCGACCGAACTCCGGTTCTCGGAGAGCCGCCGGACTTCGCCCGGTTGCGGCAGATCGGGAAGGAGGGCGTACTTGCCCTCATCGTGGAGAGCGTCAACGTCGCTGATAGCGGGCGGTGCCCGAGCGAGAAGATCGCACGAGACCTCGTACGGGATACCATCACCAGTTATGAGGACGACAAGAACGCCATCTTTGTCTCGACATTCTCATCGCATATCTCCCGTATCAAGACGATCGCCGAATGCGCCCACGAGATTGGGAGGAAACCGGTCCTCCTTGGGCGATCGATGGAGCGCTACTGTTCGGCCGCCGAGCAGCTGAAACTGGTCGGGTTCCCTGAGTCGCTCTCGATGTTTGGGAACCGCCGGACCGTCGATAGGACTTTGCGGCGGATAATGAAGACCGGAAAGGATAAGTTCGTTCCTATCGTTACCGGTCATCAGGGAGAGGCCGGCGCCATCCTGACAAGGATCGTGATGGGCGACACCCCGTTCAAACTGGAGAAGGGCGACAAGATCCTCTTCTCCGCAAAGGTGATTCCAAACCCGATGAACTATGGGCAGCGCTACCTTGTCGAGGCCCGAGCCAAGATGGCAGGCGTGCGGATCTTCGACGACCTGCACGTCTCAGGCCATGCCTACAAAGAGGACCACTACGAGTTCCTGCACCTCTTAAATCCCCAACACGTCATCCCGTCGCACGGCGACATCGGGATGACCGGGGAATACGCCAAGTTTGCAGAGGAGATCGGGTATACTTTCGGGAACGACCTGCACATCCTCCGGAACGGGCAGAACGTCTTGATTAAGTAG